A region of the Ornithinimicrobium ciconiae genome:
CATATTGCCGCTGTCAAACTCTTGATTCGCACGACCCGCAACCTCCCGGTGGCCCTGCCAGCACCTCAGTGTTCCGCCTGACAACGACCCTTCCACACCCGCCGCGGACCGTCAAGAGGCTCGCTGGATTTAGGGTGGACCAGGCCGCGCAGTGCACTGACCACCTCGACATCGACGTGTGCCGGGGCGTGCAGCACCTGGTCGGCAATGGCCACGTGCACCGCCTCCAGATCGGGCGCTACGAGCAGATCGACGAGGGCCGAGCAGTCAACGACAACCGTCACGCGAGCACCTGTCCCGCCCGCTCCTCACGTCCCGCGCGCACGACACCTGCAGAGCCCACGGTGGCCCGCTCCGTGCGCTCGCGGATCCGCTGCAGCACCTCGGCGCGTGTCGGCCGAGCAGCCTCGTCAGCCAGCAGACCCCGCAGGTAACTGTTGAACGACACACCTTCAGCAGCAGCCCGAGCCTTCAATTGCTCACGGACCGCCTCATCAACATCTCGGATCTGCACCAGCACTCCCATGAAGAACGGCATACGCTTCTTCAATACAGAGTGTATTGAAGATGTACGTCGCCGGCCCTTGGGCGGGGCGTACCGATCCTCCCCAAGAATGTGCGTGGGGCGTACCGATCCTCCCCAAGATCAGGTGAGCTTGGACAGGATGATCTCGCGCGCCTTGGCCGCGTCGGCCTGACCACGCATCTCCTTCATGACCTGACCGATCAGGGCCCCAGCGGCCTGCACCTTGCCGTCGCGGATCTTGTCCGCGACGTCCGGGTTGGCCTCGATGACCTTGTCGACCGCCGCCTCGAGGGCACCGTCGTCCTGGACCAGCTCGAGCCCGCGGGCGTCGGCGACCTGGGTCGGGCCGCCCTCACCG
Encoded here:
- a CDS encoding type II toxin-antitoxin system VapC family toxin, yielding MTVVVDCSALVDLLVAPDLEAVHVAIADQVLHAPAHVDVEVVSALRGLVHPKSSEPLDGPRRVWKGRCQAEH
- a CDS encoding FitA-like ribbon-helix-helix domain-containing protein, encoding MKKRMPFFMGVLVQIRDVDEAVREQLKARAAAEGVSFNSYLRGLLADEAARPTRAEVLQRIRERTERATVGSAGVVRAGREERAGQVLA